accgtgtcccagcttcctgtcaggagtgaggaagcgcgggaaacctcagcagaaagcgtggggaacaagctccgccccctccagcgcttgaaatgtctcctgtgaaggagaacgtagctccgcccccaaaatggcgCGTGTAAGCCCCGCCCCTGCCGGGaacgctaagccccgccccccgttctcggaacggagcgggcggcgggaagggggagagagagaagagaaaaatggagtcagccccgaatgagggggaaggggggggggggagagaaagatagcagcgtgggggggaacggcgtgggggtgctgaggatgctgctgtgctgcattgtcctgcagatgagcgctcagaatgagcgaccacgggtgccccccttacccagaggggtagatgctgcagatagggacggggtatgggctggaatagccatctcgccgtccgacgtcttcaccctcagtcctttccagcagggtcgccccttcagccactggcaccgcagtggcaggaagctggaagaggggcttggcgtgcgggcgaccccctagctggcgggatgtaggggagccattgctgcccagatcctcctattgcttctgtgggggaggcagcagtgcagataagttggcactggcgcaactcaaccccgggagagcagagaggtctaatgcgtctctggtatccctaggaaaaaataaaataacaaaattagaaggaaaagtaaaaataacaaggagaaaacagccctgcagtatcagggagtgtcttgcctccttggacactaagctaaaactggtagcctctatctccaggctgagggtatagctgatggaggaggggcttaacagttttacttagtgtcacgcctcctagggagctgagctatacccaaggtctgtgtcccccaaggaaaatgggcgagaaatagcACTTTTCAGTAGTTTTACCCTCTGCAGACTCCATCTCTAAGACTCTATGGGTACAGACTAGCTGCTATCATTTCTGAAGGAAAACCTAAAACTAGatatgttcatacacaggaaatAGTCCAACAAGTTAATACCACGAAGATAAGGTGCAGTACGAACCGTTACTAGTGTCAGGACAGTCTTCAGAGGATTCATCATTCCCAACATTGTCCTTTGTAGCTTGAGATCCCGCATGAGTTGTTTCAGGTAGCAACTGGTAGTTTGAGGagtcttcatctgcttcttctaCAACTGGCTCTGCCCGACTTAAATCATCTTTCCTGTGATTGATGGTTTTACAGGTGGCCTTCCTAGATTTACTGCTGGAAATCTCTTGTTCTGGCAATGACTCTGGAggcctctcctcctcttcctcgtgATCTGATCCACAGACAGAGATAAACTCTTCACTGCCAGAATACAGCTCTGTGTCCGACTCCTCCTCATATCGGGCGTTTTGTTTACTGGCTGAAGAGTCAAAATGGGTTTCTTGCAAGGAGGCACGTATTGCCGCTTCTAACTGACTGTCCTCACTTGCATCGATGAGGCTCTCCTGGAGGACATTAAGACCACTAATGCAAATTAGAGTAAGATTAAAAGAAGCAAAATACGATATAAATAAAAGGTCTCATAAAGACCACCTCTTTTCAGACAGTACCAGGCTGATGGCATATGACAAATATTGGTAGCATTACATCAGATTTATGGCTGACCAAGTGATTCACATATGGCATGGACCAGAGTGGCTCAATATTTTGGCACACATCATCCACTAAACCCCAAGTCCCCTTTTCGCAGTCCCCTGGTGAACCAAATACCTATAAAAGGGAGACACTCAACAGGAAGAGCTGTTGTGTTATGAAGGGCTAATTAGTCCATTAAGCTGGATTTACACAGGCTGctccatttacatgcagcgatctccttcactgtatgaagACAAGGGAGCTGTTTAgaaagcacgatctgctgcccagaagtcaTGACTGGTGGTGTCTGCATGCAGGACAGGATCACCCacattttgctcattcattgggtgattggcagcacatttacatggcCAGATTGTTGGGAACAACCAACCATCCGCAGTTCCCAAAGATCTGCCCAATTCTCGGGCCATGTAAATTCGCCTTTACTCAGGGAAAGCCACCGACGAGTGAAGACACCATTTTCAGGGTGCCATGTTATGTAAATGTCTAGTGTCGTATTTGTTGGGTTTTAGCTGAATACAAGTTATATGTTGTGATATTTGTTGCATATAAGATATTGTAAAGTTCATACATACAAATATAAAGTATGCCTAGAAATATTTCTAGAAAACATGTGCAGCTTCATACTTACAGAACGCAGCCGTTTCTTTGGTGGGCTGCTGGAGAGTCCGTCGAGCTGACCATGCTCCGCTAAAAATCCTGTAACTTGTTCAAGGAAGGAGTTAACATCTAATTTCTGCCATTCAATCATCTTCTGGCCTTTGAGAAGCAAAATCAGAGTCAgaaagcttaaagggtttctatcacttcgctgcacatatttagctgtcagacactagcgatccgctagtgtctgctctgcccaaccatcctaatataattgcttttggggcagccgttatgctaaaaaaaagaacttttattaatatgctaatgagcctctaggtgctatgggggcgtcattagcacctagaggctccgtctaccttcagaaactgccaccgcccagcgcgtccctccagcccgcccatctcctcctgaatgcgatcctccttgtgagcgtatgtattctgcgcatgcgcagtgaatgtctgaccgcttccttgctcagacatctccactgcgcctgcgcgatgacgccatagtgctccgaggaacaggcgcagtggagatgtctgagcagggaagctgtcagacattcactgcgcatgcgccgaatacaggcgctcacaaggaggatcgcatttaggaggagatgggcgggctggagggacgcgctgggcggcggcagtttctgaaggtagacggagcctctaggtgctaatgacgcccccatagcacctagaggctcattagcatattaataaaagttattttttttagcaaaacggctgccccaaaagcaattatattaggatggttgggcagagcagacactagcggatcgctagtgtctgacagctaaatatgtgcagcgaagtgatagaaaccctttaaaagaaaaAGTCTAAAAATAACAAGCCTATCATCTTTCTCAGTCACCTGTACGAGGATCCAAAATGGAGACATATGGGAAATCTGATAACTTGTAGAACTGAATGTATCTCTGTCCCTCTTCACTGTCATGATAAACCTGTGAAAACAAACACAGAAATAACAGCTTTTTGGCATTTGAGTAGATGCAATGGATTCCTTGGAAGGACAGGCAACTTATTGGAAATTGTTCCCATTAACTACCTAATTGTGAGCAAAAATGAGATCTGCATTTAGActcattgtttctggacagcagatccgTGGTTACACAGGATGATCTGCTGCACAAAACATTGGATTTTTGTGCTCACCTgtaaaaatccttttctcgctaCATTCATTGGGAGACACAGAAGTCCAACTGAACCATACAACCAAAGAAAAGCCTCGATAGGTCAGTATCCAAACTGTGgaacccattaaaaaaaaaaaaaaaaaaacacgacaaGCAagtgggtgggagctgtgtcctcACATGAACGtagcaggatttttatttttatttttacagatgagcacaaaaaaaaaaaaaaaaaaaaaatatagatagacCGTGATCTGACACAGCCGGAGGGCAGCCCTGGACCCTTGAGTAAAGAGCTGTAGATTCAGATCAGCTGAAGAAGGCTGAAAAACAGAGGACAGGGTGGgggaaaaataagttaaaaaaattaaataaaaaaaatctgaactcAGATTGCCCCTAGAATAAATGAGAGCTGAACAGATTACCCCCACGGTCACCTGTTGAACGGAGGATATCAAACAAGCAGGCTACCATCCAGAGAAACAACTTCAGTAGAGATTCCAACTAAATGTGGGGCGACTGAAAAGGAACCCAGATGGACACAGCCACGGGGAggaacacacaaaaaataaatccaCACTGCATCCAGATATTTGCAGCAACAAAAGCAGGAAAATGccataaaacttagcttttatactAAAGCATCTTGTGTGAAACAATCCTAAAGGTAGCAGTTTACAGTATATACTTAAACATTGTTTTGGAAATGTGCATAACCATATTTCAGTGCTGTCTTGTCCATGGTATAAAGCCTTCCACAAATAGACTCTTACACTAATCTATTATATAGGAAGATAATCTTATATGGGAAGCAGAAGTTAATTTAACAAGATTTTCCAAGACTTTACCACTGATAACCCATCCTCGTtcagccgtttgagaaggcaccgttgCTCGCAGTAGTACCGCAGCCTTCTcgtctgtgcttggtatttcagccctattcacttctatggagctgtgccTGGGCCATGCGACCAATGAAGGTGAAGTTATATGGCCCAAACTAAGCTAAGACAAGGTTGTGGCACTCTCAAACAGCCGATAGGCGGGGATCCCAGGTGTTAAgagaataggtcattagtagtaaagtctcagaaaaaccctttaaattttCTCTCCTGCCCCTCCTCtttactaagggctcattcagacggccatatgctgtccgcaaaaatgcgtatctgttttttttgcggacagttcagcatgtccgggaaaaaaaaaaaaaaaaaaaaaaaaaaaaaaagaaggtttgcattccgttttttgctgatccatagacttcaatagggcaaTATCCTAATTTTC
The genomic region above belongs to Bufo gargarizans isolate SCDJY-AF-19 chromosome 4, ASM1485885v1, whole genome shotgun sequence and contains:
- the UBXN7 gene encoding UBX domain-containing protein 7 isoform X2, coding for MAVVSRRSLALALQGRPQLDLLQKMMFELLYHRNKKSLWSQKYLALPKGEDQRDQYLMASGIFKLKPAKECGQLKNKWLMINIQNVQDFACQCLNRDIWSNDSVKSLIREHFIFWQVYHDSEEGQRYIQFYKLSDFPYVSILDPRTGQKMIEWQKLDVNSFLEQVTGFLAEHGQLDGLSSSPPKKRLRSESLIDASEDSQLEAAIRASLQETHFDSSASKQNARYEEESDTELYSGSEEFISVCGSDHEEEEERPPESLPEQEISSSKSRKATCKTINHRKDDLSRAEPVVEEADEDSSNYQLLPETTHAGSQATKDNVGNDESSEDCPDTSNGPKAKLMLRYPDGQREQISLPEKAKLMALVKHVQQKGFPNERFELLTNFPRRKLSHLDYDITLQEAGLCPQETVFVQERN